In Priestia megaterium NBRC 15308 = ATCC 14581, the following proteins share a genomic window:
- the gvpJ gene encoding gas vesicle structural protein GvpA, producing the protein MSIQKSTNSSSLAEVIDRILDKGIVIDAFARVSVVGIEILTIEARVVIASVDTWLRYAEAVGLLRDDVEENGLPERSNSSEGQPRFSI; encoded by the coding sequence ATGTCTATTCAAAAAAGTACTAATAGTTCAAGTTTAGCAGAAGTCATTGACCGTATTTTAGATAAAGGAATTGTTATTGATGCTTTTGCAAGAGTTTCTGTTGTAGGAATTGAGATTTTAACGATTGAAGCACGAGTGGTTATTGCCAGTGTTGATACATGGTTACGCTACGCAGAAGCAGTAGGGCTTCTGCGTGACGACGTAGAAGAAAACGGTCTTCCTGAACGTTCAAATTCAAGTGAAGGACAGCCGCGTTTTAGTATTTAA
- the gvpQ gene encoding gas vesicle protein GvpQ has product MDKKDVEKAALKAGKKIIDHTPEPVKEKVEEKVKEKAKEKFVEKTEGKLQEKANEASEKLQETKEKNAQKVHGKGEDAKEKLQDVLLSVKEKLSDVKEAGENFQEKVSSSDDKEKSKNKRKIKGANQIKKATDIKSSTKIKSSNDIKSSTDLKTMGS; this is encoded by the coding sequence ATGGATAAAAAAGATGTGGAGAAAGCAGCCTTAAAAGCAGGAAAAAAGATCATCGATCATACACCTGAACCTGTTAAGGAAAAGGTAGAAGAAAAGGTTAAAGAAAAAGCGAAAGAAAAATTTGTCGAAAAAACTGAAGGAAAACTGCAGGAAAAAGCAAATGAAGCATCAGAAAAACTGCAGGAAACAAAAGAGAAAAATGCCCAAAAGGTACACGGCAAAGGGGAAGACGCAAAAGAAAAGCTCCAAGACGTCTTACTATCAGTAAAAGAGAAGCTTAGCGATGTGAAAGAAGCTGGAGAAAACTTTCAAGAAAAAGTTTCTTCTTCAGACGATAAAGAGAAGTCAAAAAATAAGCGGAAAATAAAAGGCGCAAATCAGATTAAAAAAGCAACGGATATTAAAAGCTCTACTAAGATTAAAAGTTCCAATGATATTAAATCATCTACAGATTTAAAAACAATGGGCTCATAA